A stretch of Lathyrus oleraceus cultivar Zhongwan6 chromosome 6, CAAS_Psat_ZW6_1.0, whole genome shotgun sequence DNA encodes these proteins:
- the LOC127094883 gene encoding secreted RxLR effector protein 161-like, whose protein sequence is MNYFLGLQIKQLKDGIYINQSKYCKELLKRFDMDSCKEMSTPMGSGSYVDQDESGVSIDITKYRCMIGSLLYLITSHPDIMFNVCLCARFQANTKESHLTDVKRIMKYLKGTTNVGLWYPKGSICSLVGYSDGDYAGSKTGRKSTSGTCHILGKALLSWACKKQACVALSTAEAEYIAAGSCYAQTLWLKQQLRD, encoded by the coding sequence atgaactattttcttggacttcAAATTAAGCAACTAAAGGATGGCATCTatatcaaccaatcaaagtacTGCAAAGAGTTGTTGAAAAGATTCGACATGGATAGTTGCAAGGAAATGTCTACCCCAATGGGATCCGGAtcttatgttgatcaagatgaatcagGTGTTTCGATTGACATAACAAAGTATCGATGTATGATTGGTTCCTTACTCTATTTGATAACAAGCCATCCTGATATTATGTTTAATGTGTGTCTTTGTGCTCGTTTTCAAGCCAATACAAAAGAATCACATCTCACCGATGTTAAGAGGATCATGAAGTATCTTAAGGGAACAACAAATGTCGGcctatggtatcctaaaggtagtatTTGCAGTTTAGTTGGTTATTCTGACGGTGATTATGCAGGAAGTAAAACTGGTCGAAAAAGTACTAGTGGTACATGTCACATCCTTGGAAAAGCATTACTATCATGGGCTTGCAAGAAACAAGCATGTGTTGCTCTTAGCACTGCCGAAGCGGAATACATAGCAGCAGGTAGTTGTTATGCTCAAACactttggcttaagcaacaacttcgtGACTAA